One Helianthus annuus cultivar XRQ/B chromosome 12, HanXRQr2.0-SUNRISE, whole genome shotgun sequence genomic region harbors:
- the LOC110892424 gene encoding classical arabinogalactan protein 9-like, whose translation MEQQLFFTTIFILTGITATADDLTTSLCNTCTPICSSPPSTTTPTLSSPAVTLKPPQSPSSPPATVSKPPPSPTPAHHTPPPPRFYYFDSPESLAPPAVTSYPPPAYITLGGGGGGGGPPSPRLVYFPATPAGAGASCCSHVEVLWVLMLLVCLSYMGKED comes from the exons ATGGAACAACAACTCTTTTTCACAACCATCTTCATCCTCACCGGAATAACAGCAACTGCCGACGACCTCACAACTTCACTATGCAACACCTGCACCCCCATATGTTCATctccaccgtccaccaccaccccAACACTATCTTCACCTGCCGTCACACTCAAACCACCACAATCTCCTTCTTCTCCACCTGCCACCGTGTCAAAGCCACCGCCATCTCCAACTCCGGCCCACCACACTCCACCTCCACCCCGGTTTTACTACTTTGACTCGCCGGAATCTTTGGCTCCGCCGGCGGTGACATCATATCCACCGCCGGCTTACATCACATtggggggtggtggtggtggtggcggcccACCGTCTCCGAGGCTTGTGTATTTTCCAGCGACACCGGCAGGGGCG GGTGCTTCTTGTTGTTCTCATGTAGAGGTTTTGTGGGTTTTAATGTTGTTGGTTTGTTTGTCTTACATG GGAAAAGAGGATTAA
- the LOC110894075 gene encoding protein ALP1-like — protein MGLVSFTISHVLLVNQVSNIRHFSCSVHICCLRHFVKHFRLLIKELDGMKEITPNNTNITNSSKLMQQRKRKADALGYDLNLATSSGGETAEKGGDGPQRRLWVKDRSKDWWDKYNSADCPDDEFRKAFQMGKQTFDTICDELNASVAKENTMLRDAVPVKQRVAVCIYRLATGESLRLVSKKFGLGISTCHKLVLEVCSAIKDVLMPKYLQWPNHESMSVISDEFQTLSGIPNVVGSMHTTHIPIIAPKVNVAAYFNKRLTDKKQKTCYSVTIQGVVNANGVFTDVCIGWPGSMPDDQVLEKSALSQRADSGLLKGVWIVGGSGYPLTDWVLVPYTQPHLTWTQHAFNEKIDEILKVSKDAFSRLKGRWSCLQKRTEMKLQDLPVVLGACCVLHNICELRDEPVEPDLVNEVVDDDDVEMVVPEVALRSEFASKARDTMAHNLLHHNHAGTSIL, from the exons ATGGGTCTTGTTTCTTTCACAATTTCACATGTTCTATTGGTCAATCAAGTATCAAACATCCGCCATTTTTCTTGTTCTGTTCACATCTGTTGTCTCaggcattttgtcaaacactt CAGATTGTTGATTAAAGAATTGGATGGAATGAAAGAAATAACACCTAACAACACCAATATCACCAATAGCAGCAAGCTTATGCAACAAAGAAAGAGAAAGGCGGATGCTTTAGGCTATGATTTGAATCTTGCAACCAGTAGCGGTGGCGAAACGGCGGAGAAAGGCGGCGATGGGCCGCAAAGACGGTTGTGGGTGAAGGACAGAtcaaaagattggtgggataaatACAACAGTGCAGATTGTCCAGATGATGAGTTTAGAAAAGCATTTCAAATGGGGAAACAAACATTCGACACGATTTGCGACGAGCTTAATGCTTCTGTCGCTAAAGAGAACACTATGTTGAGAGATGCAGTCCCTGTAAAACAAAGAGTTGCTGTTTGTATATACAGATTAGCCACTGGTGAATCTTTAAGACTTGTTTCAAAGAAATTTGGATTGGGAATCTCCACATGTCACAAACTTGTTCTTGAAGTTTGTTCTGCTATAAAAGATGTCTTGATGCCCAAGTATCTCCAATGGCCAAATCACGAGTCAATGAGCGTAATCAGCGACGAATTCCAAACACTTTCGGGTATACCCAACGTTGTTGGATCAATGCACACAACTCACATACCAATCATCGCTCCAAAAGTTAACGTCGCAGCGTATTTCAACAAACGCCTGACGGACAAAAAGCAAAAGACATGTTATTCCGTAACTATCCAAGGCGTTGTTAACGCGAACGGGGTGTTTACGGACGTGTGTATCGGGTGGCCCGGGTCAATGCCGGATGACCAAGTGTTGGAAAAATCCGCTCTTTCTCAACGCGCAGACAGTGGGCTGTTGAAAGGCGTGTGGATCGTGGGCGGGTCTGGGTACCCGTTGACGGATTGGGTGTTGGTGCCGTACACACAACCGCATTTAACGTGGACTCAACACGCGTTTAACGAAAAGATTGATGAGATTTTGAAGGTTTCTAAAGATGCATTTTCGAGATTGAAAGGAAGGTGGTCTTGTTTGCAGAAAAGAACCGAAATGAAGCTTCAAGATTTGCCAGTTGTTCTCGGCGCGTGTTGTGTTTTGCATAATATATGTGAACTTAGGGATGAACCGGTCGAACCCGATTTGGTTAATGAGGTtgtggatgatgatgatgttgaaatGGTGGTTCCTGAAGTTGCATTGAGGTCTGAGTTTGCTAGCAAGGCTAGAGACACAATGGCACATAATCTTTTGCACCATAATCATGCTGGAACTTCAATCTTGTAA
- the LOC110892403 gene encoding uncharacterized protein LOC110892403 has translation MVYGKGCHLPMELAHRAHWAIKTVNADYDEAGKLRKLQLSEIEEIRDEAYECASAYKDKLKKVHDAKLRKKTFEVGQKVWLYNSRLKMFAGKLKSKWMGPYVIRRVGRFGDVDIQDEQTLKQQTVNGHRLKPYLEGNDINNLELDKAGYILRPVEEEQP, from the coding sequence atggtgtatggtaagggttgtcaTTTGCCTATGGAGTTGGCGCATCGGGCGCATTGGGCGATCAAGACAGTTAATGCGGATTACGACGAGGCGGGTAAGTTGCGGAAATTGCAATTGAGTGAGATAGAAGAAATTCGAGATGAGGCGTACGAATGCGCATCGGCTTATAAGGATAAGCTAAAGAAAGTACATGATGCGAAGTTACGCAAGAAAACGTTCGAAGTGGGTCAGAAGGTTTGGTTGTACAACTCACGGTTGAAAATGTTTGCGGGCAAgcttaaaagtaaatggatgggtcCGTATGTTATTCGAAGAGTTGGGCGATTTGGTGATGTGGACATCCAAGATGAGCAAACGTTGaagcaacaaacggtgaacggtcaccgcttGAAGCCGTACTTGGAAGGAAATGACATCAATAatttggagcttgacaaagcgggctacatcttacGCCCGGTCGAGGAGGAACAACCttaa
- the LOC118484992 gene encoding uncharacterized protein LOC118484992: MECLKDLKELEGYKLKDIKQRSRARWDLDGNENSCSFMDRLRVEGKGTIATGCSSSFITFIPKNKDPVGMKEYRPINLIGVISKTISKILANRLKLVIGTIISENQTTFLKGMYILDSPLILNELIAWMKKYNKKAFLLKIDFEKAYDNISWSFLLDIMGQMGFSDLWCKWIKGILASARSAVLVNGSPTFEFNCYKGVRQGDPLSPFLFLLVMEALSSILGKARTEGLFKGEWDRDAVKNVARCLRIFYLCSGLKINLKKSNIYGLGVDNEAVSDMAKAPAGVLKSLEAKMRKFLWAGNGNNSKMNWVSWDGVTWPKAKGGLGISRLKEVNEALLVKWGWRYRAENLNLWCKLPESEEELKEWKECCEVLNGVRISNGKDVWFWKDDSQNGFSVKEVKAAMINDRGSRHPPNFVWCKWVPIKCNIMNWRGNLDRLPTRLDLKRRDVDIPSVMCPFCDEVEESVEHLFTACSVALRVWSTFSVWCNITPLYLFEFKDIFRNPQVE; this comes from the exons ATGGAATGCCTTAAAGATCTAAAGGAACTTGAAGGATACAAATTGAAAGACATCAAACAAAGATCTAGAGCTAGATGGGATTTGGATGGCAACGAGAATTCTTGTTCTTTCATGGATAGATTAAGAGTAGAAGG CAAAGGTACTATAGCGACGGGATGCAGTTCTTCATTCATAACTTTCATTCCGAAAAACAAAGACCCGGTGGGTATGAAAGAATACAGACCTATAAATTTGATTGGGGTGATAAGCAAAACGATTTCTAAAATTTTGGCTAACCGCCTCAAATTGGTGATTGGGACTATTATTTCGGAAAATCAAACAACTTTTCTTAAGGGGATGTATATTCTGGATAGTCCGTTAATTTTGAATGAGCTCATAGCTTGGatgaaaaaatataataaaaaggcttttttattaaaaattgatttcgAAAAGGCTTACGATAACATCAGTTGGAGTTTTCTTCTGGACATCATGGGACAAATGGGTTTTTCAGATTTATGGTGTAAATGGATCAAAGGGATCCTAGCTTCGGCCAGATCCGCGGTTCTGGTTAATGGGTCCCCCACTTTTGAATTCAACTGTTACAAAGGTGTTAGACAGGGCGACCCTCTGTCCCCGTTTCTGTTCCTCTTGGTGATGGAAGCTCTGTCTAGCATTCTGGGCAAAGCTAGGACGGAAGGTCTCTTCAAAG GGGAATGGGATAGGGATGCCGTTAAGAATGTGGCTAGATGTTTGAGAATTTTCTACTTATGCTCAGGCTTAAAAATTAatcttaaaaaatcaaacataTACGGGTTGGGTGTGGATAATGAGGCAGTTTCTGATATGGCTAAA GCCCCTGCTGGGGTTTTAAAGTCTCTTGAAGCCAAGATGAGAAAATTCTTATGGGCCGGAAATGGTAACAATTCTAAAATGAACTGGGTATCGTGGGACGGGGTTACTTGGCCGAAGGCAAAAGGTGGGTTGGGTATTAGCAGGCTTAAAGAGGTCAATGAGGCCCTCCTCGTTAAATGGGGATGGAGATATAGGGCTGAAAATCTTAATCTTTGGTGTAAACTG CCTGAATCAGAAGAGGAACTTAAGGAATGGAAGGAATGCTGTGAGGTGCTCAATGGTGTGAGAATTTCCAACGGTAaggatgtttggttttggaaggATGATAGTCAGAACGGTTTCTCGGTGAAGGAGGTCAAAGCGGCTATGATCAATGATAGAGGTAGTAGGCACCCTCCAAATTTTGTTTGGTGCAAGTGGGTTCCCATTAAGTGCAACATTATGAATTGGAGGGGCAATCTGGATAGGCTTCCTACTAGATTAGACTTAAAAAGAAGAGATGTGGACATACCATCGGTAATGTGCCCTTTTTGTGACGAGGTTGAGGAATCGGTTGAGCATTTGTTCACTGCATGCTCGGTTGCTTTGAGGGTGTGGTCGACTTTCAGTGTTTGGTGTAACATTACTCCGCTTTATCTTTTTGAGTTTAAAGACATTTTTAGAAATCCACAAGTTGAGTAA
- the LOC110894076 gene encoding uncharacterized protein LOC110894076: MAKTKEKPGSSSSSSRGKGKEKEQPSKKRQYLGRVSESEEEEEMQLDPSDKPVWNSGSLDDQPEIWQPTLYNDCMNKLKNKAAAFICEREVDEPQLGQFGVYDKFRALGWERALKCWDKDKSNLFLTEIQEWMATLKCHNFHRPSQMKLVGMVHGVPVEMSFDTLKKLGKYDSLPTREYMIPTLDDLLLKPEKHVTWNSMLADLFLPGRYGGVLYRKNLKIEAKLLHTICLLYVIPRRGDKEQVRFPEIPVLYSLMHGSPRFPIRYLIMHHLWICRNKYGRDIVPYCRIITGLMKQQKALTSEDRGLTKRHLPFTLDRLGNVWTYTSSERYHKLKSAGQRWRALKLGARELLPGEPDEPESDEELIPSGDDDYADEPPGGANVGFGAFHGGHGGTFYDYAQQPYEPGWAYSGSMQEVIESQRPPAAIFDTWSGPERSLFDQGTRNSASIERALKHSFDRNESWHRTHAYSQEVEMNNRYHDDQMRRMHADWHAGRPVVEDPQHVDYASLPPYDGSVSYATPQLHHSQWLDPCQQEGQQQQEGSSSGSFGFGEWNDMMSSIFGPPGPRYY, translated from the coding sequence ATGGCAAAGACAAAGGAAAAGCCGGGGTCAAGTTCATCCTCATCAAGAGGCAAGGGCAAGGAAAAGGAGCAGCCCTCGAAGAAGAGGCAATATCTGGGTAGGGTTAGCGAAAGCGAGGAAGAAGAAGAGATGCAGTTAGACCCAAGTGATAAACCGGTGTGGAATTCGGGGTCGTTGGATGATCAACCCGAAATCTGGCAACCAACCCTGTATAACGACTGCATGAACAAGTTAAAGAATAAAGCAGCCGCATTCATCTGTGAAAGAGAGGTTGATGAGCCTCAGTTGGGCCAGTTCGGGGTGTATGACAAGTTCCGTGCTTTGGGTTGGGAAAGAGCACTCAAGTGTTGGGATAAGGATAAGAGCAATTTGTTTTTGACTGAGATTCAGGAGTGGATGGCAACGCTTAAATGTCACAACTTCCACAGGCCATCACAAATGAAGTTGGTCGGGATGGTACATGGGGTACCAGTTGAAATGTCATTCGATACGTTGAAGAAGTTGGGAAAATATGATAGCCTTCCAACTAGGGAGTACATGATTCCCACGCTTGATGATTTATTGCTCAAACCCGAGAAGCACGTGACATGGAACAGTATGTTGGCGGATTTGTTTTTGCCCGGTAGGTATGGTGGCGTGTTATACCGAAAAAATCTGAAGATAGAAGCCAAGCTCTTGCATACGATCTGTTTACTTTATGTCATCCCAAGGAGAGGGGATAAAGAGCAGGTGAGGTTTCCAGAGATACCTGTTCTGTATTCATTGATGCATGGCTCCCCACGCTTTCCAATACGCTACCTGATTATGCACCATTTGTGGATATGCCGGAACAAATACGGGAGAGACATTGTCCCGTACTGTCGCATCATAACGGGCTTAATGAAACAGCAGAAGGCACTCACATCTGAAGACCGCGGTTTAACGAAAAGGCACTTGCCTTTTACTTTGGATAGGTTGGGAAACGTTTGGACATACACTTCGTCTGAACGTTATCACAAGCTGAAATCGGCGGGTCAACGGTGGAGGGCGTTGAAATTAGGTGCAAGGGAGTTGTTACCGGGAGAACCGGATGAACCTGAAAGCGATGAAGAGTTAATTCCAAGTGGGGATGATGATTACGCAGACGAGCCACCGGGTGGTGCAAATGTTGGTTTTGGGGCTTTTCATGGTGGTCATGGTGGCACATTTTACGACTATGCGCAGCAACCATATGAACCGGGGTGGGCTTATAGTGGTTCAATGCAGGAGGTGATCGAGAGCCAACGCCCGCCGGCGGCCATCTTTGATACTTGGTCGGGTCCGGAGAGGTCGTTATTTGATCAAGGCACGCGGAATAGCGCTAGTATTGAGCGGGCGCTTAAACATAGCTTCGACCGCAATGAATCATGGCACCGGACCCACGCATATTCGCAGGAGGTGGAAATGAATAACCGATATCACGATGATCAGATGAGGCGGATGCATGCGGACTGGCATGCTGGGAGGCCGGTGGttgaggatccacaacatgtggattatgcctcATTGCCACCATATGATGGCAGCGTTTCGTATGCGACCCCACAGCTCCACCATTCCCAGTGGCTCGATCCATGTCAGCAAGAGGGACAACAACAACAAGAGGGAAGCAGTAGCGGCTCGTTCGGGTTTGGAGAATGGAACGATATGATGTCGTCCATCTTTGGGCCCCCAGGACCGCGTTATTATTGA
- the LOC110892425 gene encoding protein ALP1-like, with translation MILRANPLFSRKGFSGLQKYTAAIRQLAYGTSSDAWDEYLRMSSKMCRESLENFCEGVISLYGRRYLRMPTAPDVPLLYEAHQRLHGFPGMLGSLDCINWEWGACPTAWKGQHHRGDHKGPTLILQAVVSQDLWIWHAYFGMVGTNNDIAVLMSSNLFDDVIDGVTPDTSFYANDVQYKYGYYLTDGIYLEWATLVKSLSCPNDEKRLYFKKKQESARKDIERAFGVLKKRWSIIAQPSRILEKSKMRNVMYTYIILHNMILEDSGRAFCGESYDESIQPTNPILTYAEKEDIRAKIRARHTHHNLRADLTEHLWFYREQGGVDTDDE, from the exons ATGATCTTGCGGGCGAATCCCCTTTTTTCACGCAAAGGTTTCTCTGGACTACAAAAGTATACAGCAGCAATTAGGCAACTAGCATACGGCACATCGAGTGATGCGTGGGATGAGTATTTAAGGATGTCGTCAAAAATGTGTCGTGAGTCTCTTGAAAATTTTTGTGAAG GTGTAATCTCTCTGTATGGGAGACGATATTTGAGGATGCCAACCGCACCCGACGTTCCACTTCTATACGAGGCCCATCAGCGCTTACATGGGTTTCCTGGAATGTTGGGAAGTCTTGATTGCATTAACTGGGAATGGGGGGCATGTCCAACCGCTTGGAAAGGGCAACATCATCGTGGTGACCACAAGGGTCCTACCCTAATATTACAAGCGGTCGTTTCGcaagatttatggatttggcatgcgTACTTTGGCATGGTTGGTACGAACAATGACATTGCAGTTTTAATGTCCTCGAATCTATTCGACGATGTCATAGACGGTGTTACACCAGATACTTCATTCTATGCAAACGATGTGCAGTATAAGTATGGCTACTATCTCACAGACGGTATTTATCTCGAATGGGCGACGTTGGTAAAAAGTCTTTCGTGTCCAAATGACGAAAAAAGATTGTATTTCAAGAAAAAACAAGAGTCAGCAAGAAAAGATATCGAGCGGGCTTTCGGTGTGTTAAAGAAAAGATGGTCTATTATCGCCCAGCCGTCGAGGATACTTGAAAAAAGTAAAATGAGAAACGTCATGTATACGTATATCATTTTGCATAACATGATATTGGAGGACTCGGGTAGAGCGTTTTGTGGAGAAAGCTATGATGAAAGTATCCAACCGACGAACCCAATACTAACATACGCTGAGAAAGAAGATATCCGAGCGAAGATACGGGCTAGGCACACACACCATAACCTTCGAGCCGATCTGACAGAGCACCTATGGTTTTATCGTGAACAAGGAGGAGTCGACACAGACGACGAGTAg